A stretch of Haloprofundus halophilus DNA encodes these proteins:
- a CDS encoding A24 family peptidase encodes MLGTMPDLLRLLVVPVFAWAAWRDVETRRLPNRMWPPLAALGIVLLGWDLLAAYPFGPLDSLFLLQVAISVFFVAPLGYAFWYVGGFGAADAKALIVLALLFPTFPSYLVSGVELPLVETTLGVFSFTILTNAVLVAVAYPVALGLRNLAARRFSSVMFVGQEVTVSSLPTRHGSLFETPRGYTRDGLDLDALRMYLRWRGTTLSELRADPDAHRDPASVGETHPVGDGSVGDGPAVADGGTTLAEHHDGSVDRDSPAAYDDPWAAEAFLDSLDWSAYGTTPEKLRDGLDLVTTRERVWVMPGLPFVVPMFVGLLVALLYGDILFGVLGAVGLV; translated from the coding sequence ATGCTCGGTACGATGCCGGATCTGCTGCGTCTGCTCGTCGTTCCCGTCTTCGCGTGGGCGGCGTGGCGGGACGTAGAGACGCGCCGCCTCCCGAACCGCATGTGGCCCCCGCTGGCGGCGCTCGGCATCGTCCTGCTCGGGTGGGACCTGTTGGCGGCGTACCCCTTCGGTCCGCTCGACTCGCTGTTCCTCCTCCAGGTCGCGATCAGCGTCTTCTTCGTCGCGCCTCTCGGCTACGCGTTCTGGTACGTCGGCGGCTTCGGCGCGGCGGACGCGAAGGCGCTCATCGTCCTCGCGCTCCTGTTCCCGACGTTCCCCTCGTATCTCGTCTCGGGCGTCGAACTCCCCCTCGTGGAGACGACGCTCGGCGTCTTCTCGTTCACCATCCTCACGAACGCCGTGCTCGTCGCCGTCGCGTATCCGGTCGCGCTCGGTCTGCGAAACCTCGCGGCGCGGCGGTTCTCGTCGGTGATGTTCGTCGGCCAGGAGGTCACCGTCTCCTCGCTGCCGACCCGTCACGGGAGTCTGTTCGAGACGCCGCGCGGCTACACCCGCGACGGCCTCGACCTCGACGCGCTCCGGATGTACCTACGCTGGCGCGGGACGACGCTCTCGGAACTCCGCGCCGACCCCGACGCACACCGCGACCCGGCGAGCGTCGGCGAGACGCACCCCGTCGGCGACGGGTCGGTCGGCGACGGTCCCGCCGTCGCCGACGGCGGAACGACGCTCGCGGAACACCACGACGGGAGCGTCGACCGCGATTCCCCGGCGGCGTACGACGACCCGTGGGCCGCCGAGGCGTTTCTCGACTCGCTCGACTGGAGCGCCTACGGAACGACGCCCGAGAAACTCCGCGACGGCCTCGACCTCGTGACGACCCGCGAGCGGGTGTGGGTGATGCCCGGCCTCCCGTTCGTCGTCCCCATGTTCGTCGGCCTGCTCGTTGCGCTCCTCTACGGCGACATCCTGTTCGGAGTGCTGGGCGCAGTCGGACTGGTCTGA
- the hisI gene encoding phosphoribosyl-AMP cyclohydrolase, whose amino-acid sequence MTVDVDFGEDGLVPAVAQDADSGEVLMLAYVSPEALERTRETGRAHYYSRSRDELWEKGATSGHTQDVREIRVDCDADTLLYLVDQSGGACHTGHRSCFYRTIDDENVGERVFDPDDVY is encoded by the coding sequence ATGACCGTCGACGTGGACTTCGGCGAGGACGGCCTCGTCCCCGCCGTCGCCCAGGACGCCGACTCCGGCGAGGTGTTGATGCTGGCGTACGTCTCGCCCGAAGCGCTCGAACGCACCCGGGAGACGGGGCGTGCGCACTACTACTCGCGCAGCCGCGACGAACTCTGGGAGAAGGGCGCGACGAGCGGCCACACCCAGGACGTGAGAGAGATTCGCGTCGACTGCGACGCCGATACTCTGCTGTACCTCGTCGACCAGTCCGGCGGCGCGTGCCACACCGGCCACCGCTCCTGTTTCTACCGGACTATCGACGACGAGAACGTCGGCGAGCGGGTGTTCGACCCCGACGACGTCTACTGA
- a CDS encoding DUF7118 family protein, with protein sequence MTDAHHSAADSESGESVEPTVDPSDPSNAGAVADELEAAFEDRRRAEAAVVDEGAETVELVADAYDRALTLLDRYEGRATGTGDFSAFVEFERKFAELVEDVEDDAPAADAFGAANDILDRRRLSEKHFDAARDALAPAADVAALLEKRDAARERHRNATRDAERCLSNVDDRLSELRRLERLGEADLDAPVDRLRDPIRAYSDAVEAAFETYKRDASAREVLSFVETAAGYPLVDYNTPPADVREYVDSADVGGEPIPDLLEYADYSNSKLSHFVSDPAELKARVAVNRTYLSRLDGGPLTVSWPPPSAAELRCLVPELVSVVSRFAPEDVVARCRELRYLPESDDYERLRTAAEARESLTDAERSRIQRGEVSASLDAFSTVRDRLRTTLDRCGYDSEAPLDVPPSA encoded by the coding sequence ATGACCGACGCACACCACTCTGCGGCCGACTCCGAGAGCGGTGAGAGCGTCGAACCGACCGTCGACCCCTCGGACCCCTCGAACGCGGGGGCGGTCGCCGACGAACTGGAGGCCGCCTTCGAGGACCGCCGACGCGCCGAGGCGGCCGTCGTCGACGAAGGTGCGGAAACCGTCGAACTCGTCGCCGACGCCTACGACCGAGCGCTGACGCTCCTGGACCGCTACGAGGGCCGCGCCACCGGAACCGGCGACTTCAGCGCGTTCGTCGAGTTCGAACGGAAGTTCGCCGAACTCGTCGAGGACGTCGAGGACGACGCGCCCGCCGCCGACGCGTTCGGCGCGGCCAACGACATCCTCGACCGCCGCCGCTTGAGCGAGAAGCACTTCGACGCCGCCCGCGACGCGCTCGCCCCCGCCGCCGACGTCGCCGCGCTCCTGGAGAAACGTGACGCCGCCCGCGAGCGGCACCGAAACGCCACGAGGGACGCCGAACGGTGCCTCTCGAACGTCGACGACCGCCTCTCGGAGCTCCGACGCCTCGAACGGCTCGGCGAGGCCGACCTCGACGCGCCCGTCGACCGGCTCCGTGACCCGATTCGGGCGTACAGCGACGCGGTCGAAGCGGCGTTCGAGACGTACAAGCGCGACGCGAGCGCCCGGGAGGTGCTCTCGTTCGTCGAGACGGCCGCCGGCTATCCGTTAGTCGACTACAACACGCCGCCCGCAGACGTCCGCGAGTACGTCGATTCGGCCGACGTGGGCGGGGAGCCGATTCCGGACCTGCTGGAGTACGCGGACTACTCGAACTCGAAGCTCTCGCACTTCGTCTCCGACCCGGCGGAACTGAAGGCGCGCGTCGCGGTGAACCGAACCTATCTGAGTCGCCTCGACGGCGGGCCGCTGACGGTGTCGTGGCCGCCACCGTCGGCCGCCGAGCTCCGGTGTCTGGTTCCCGAACTCGTCTCGGTCGTCTCGCGGTTCGCCCCCGAGGACGTCGTCGCTCGGTGCCGAGAGCTCCGCTATCTCCCCGAGAGCGACGACTACGAACGTCTCCGGACGGCGGCGGAGGCCCGCGAGTCGCTCACCGACGCGGAGCGGTCGAGAATCCAGCGCGGCGAGGTGTCGGCGTCGCTCGACGCGTTCAGTACAGTTCGTGACCGCCTGCGTACCACGCTGGACCGGTGCGGGTACGACTCAGAAGCGCCGCTCGACGTCCCTCCGTCTGCGTGA
- a CDS encoding GntP family permease, translated as MNVFANPHVAQLGGAHSPLIAFLVGLVAVILLLVYWDLPAFVGLVIATLVVGIVAPQVAFAEVPARVAESFGEGMAGIGIPILMAAVIGKSMMASGAAERIVRGFTSLTGSENSDFALWGSSSFLAIPVFFDNVFYLMAPLARSMRARVGKNYALYLVVVGAGAATTHVFVPPTPGPLAVAEEIPGTNLGMTILVGLTVAGPSAFVGGIVYGRWINRRMDIPLRDAMDTTGDELSELAERSNSQLPGVLEASLPILLAVALVASDTAATTFLGEEAPIRSITGFFGDPNFALTAAAIAAALTYRRMRALSDEAWGDELTEALKSGGNIAAITAAGGAFGAMLAAAGIGDYITNLLSGLGIGVLVTAWLIAATVRIAQGSATVAMLTTAGIMAGSGAVASLSVNPAYLVMAIGAGGNICSWYNDSGFWLVKEIGGLTQTETLKTWTALTTIVSVTGLLTVIVLSTFFPLA; from the coding sequence ATGAACGTTTTCGCGAATCCACACGTGGCACAACTCGGCGGTGCGCACAGTCCGCTAATCGCTTTTCTCGTGGGACTCGTCGCGGTCATCCTTCTACTCGTGTACTGGGATCTTCCGGCGTTCGTCGGCCTGGTCATCGCGACGCTCGTCGTCGGCATCGTCGCGCCTCAGGTCGCGTTCGCGGAGGTTCCAGCGCGGGTCGCCGAATCGTTCGGCGAAGGGATGGCGGGTATCGGTATCCCCATCCTGATGGCGGCGGTCATCGGGAAGTCAATGATGGCCAGCGGTGCCGCAGAACGCATCGTTCGCGGGTTCACCTCACTGACGGGTAGCGAGAACTCCGACTTCGCGCTCTGGGGGAGCAGTTCCTTCCTCGCCATCCCGGTGTTCTTCGACAACGTGTTCTACCTGATGGCGCCGCTGGCGCGGTCGATGCGCGCCCGCGTCGGCAAGAACTACGCGCTCTACCTCGTCGTCGTCGGTGCGGGCGCGGCGACGACGCACGTGTTCGTCCCGCCGACGCCCGGTCCGTTGGCGGTAGCCGAGGAGATTCCGGGCACCAATCTGGGGATGACGATTCTCGTTGGTCTCACGGTCGCCGGCCCCTCGGCGTTCGTCGGCGGCATCGTCTACGGCCGGTGGATAAACAGGCGGATGGACATCCCGCTTCGCGACGCGATGGACACGACCGGTGACGAACTGAGCGAACTCGCCGAGCGGTCGAACAGTCAACTTCCGGGCGTGCTCGAGGCGTCGCTGCCGATTCTCCTCGCCGTCGCCCTCGTCGCCTCGGACACGGCGGCGACGACGTTCCTCGGCGAGGAGGCGCCCATCCGTTCTATCACCGGTTTCTTCGGCGACCCGAACTTCGCGCTGACGGCCGCGGCCATCGCTGCGGCGCTCACGTACCGTCGGATGCGCGCGCTCTCCGACGAGGCGTGGGGCGACGAACTCACCGAGGCGCTGAAATCCGGGGGTAACATCGCCGCTATCACCGCCGCGGGTGGCGCGTTCGGCGCGATGCTCGCCGCCGCCGGTATCGGCGACTATATCACGAATCTCCTCTCGGGACTCGGCATCGGCGTGCTCGTCACCGCGTGGCTCATCGCCGCCACCGTCCGCATCGCGCAGGGGTCGGCCACCGTCGCCATGCTCACGACGGCGGGTATCATGGCCGGGTCCGGCGCGGTCGCTTCGCTGTCGGTCAACCCGGCGTACCTCGTGATGGCCATCGGCGCGGGCGGTAACATCTGTTCGTGGTACAACGACAGCGGCTTCTGGCTCGTCAAGGAAATCGGCGGCCTCACGCAGACGGAGACCCTGAAGACGTGGACCGCGTTGACGACTATCGTCTCGGTCACCGGTCTGCTGACGGTAATCGTTCTCTCGACGTTCTTCCCGCTGGCCTGA